Proteins co-encoded in one Klebsiella michiganensis genomic window:
- a CDS encoding MFS transporter, with translation MSYKNMYRQVLLLVGAQAIFQTVSVLVMTIGGLAGGQLTPSPGLATAPIAAMFLGTALTTFPASLWMARVGRKTGFMTGAAAGIAGGVIAGLGIMSGSFLLLCAGTLLVGVYQSFAQFYRFAASEVANDTFRPKAISLVMTGGIVAALAGPLLARFGSDLMTPRYLGSFMILAGISFVAVLLLARLSVPASREAVANHAPARPWRAVISQPAYLTALFSAATGYGIMILAMTATPLAMSHHHHTLAQTSSVIQLHVLAMFLPSFITGKLIARFGSIRVMLTGVVLFGCDILLALTGTGFTSFASALIFVGLGWNFLYIGGTALLTTTFSAAEKGVAQAVNDMTIFVVGLSCSLSAGALLEWLGWEKLNELLLPWLALSAIVLVWQGRRRQSVADR, from the coding sequence ATGTCATATAAAAACATGTACCGCCAGGTGCTCCTTTTGGTGGGTGCCCAGGCGATTTTTCAGACCGTCTCAGTGCTGGTAATGACGATTGGCGGCCTGGCGGGTGGGCAGCTGACTCCTTCGCCAGGGCTTGCTACGGCGCCGATTGCCGCGATGTTTCTCGGGACTGCGTTGACGACTTTTCCTGCTTCACTGTGGATGGCCAGAGTGGGGCGAAAAACCGGATTTATGACCGGAGCCGCTGCGGGGATAGCTGGCGGTGTGATAGCCGGGTTAGGGATTATGTCTGGATCGTTTCTGCTGCTGTGTGCCGGGACGTTGCTGGTGGGGGTGTATCAGTCTTTTGCTCAGTTTTATCGTTTTGCCGCCAGCGAAGTGGCCAACGATACTTTCCGCCCCAAGGCTATTTCACTGGTTATGACGGGCGGGATTGTCGCGGCGCTGGCGGGACCATTGCTTGCCCGATTCGGCAGCGATCTCATGACGCCACGCTATTTGGGATCCTTCATGATTCTGGCGGGAATCTCCTTTGTTGCGGTGCTTTTGCTTGCCCGTCTTTCCGTTCCCGCGAGCCGGGAAGCCGTCGCTAATCATGCCCCGGCGCGGCCCTGGAGGGCGGTTATCAGTCAGCCTGCTTATTTGACGGCGCTTTTTAGCGCGGCAACAGGTTACGGCATCATGATTCTGGCGATGACGGCCACGCCTCTGGCGATGTCGCACCATCACCATACGCTGGCGCAAACCTCCAGTGTTATTCAACTGCATGTTTTAGCAATGTTTCTCCCCTCTTTCATTACCGGCAAGCTGATTGCCCGCTTCGGCAGTATTCGCGTGATGCTGACCGGTGTGGTGCTATTTGGCTGTGATATTCTGCTGGCGCTGACGGGGACCGGCTTCACCTCGTTTGCCAGCGCACTGATCTTCGTCGGGCTGGGGTGGAACTTCCTTTATATCGGGGGCACTGCGCTGTTAACCACCACGTTTTCTGCGGCGGAAAAGGGCGTGGCGCAGGCGGTCAATGATATGACCATCTTCGTTGTTGGCCTGAGCTGTTCTTTAAGCGCAGGGGCATTACTCGAGTGGCTTGGCTGGGAAAAACTTAATGAACTGCTCCTGCCGTGGCTGGCCCTGTCGGCGATTGTATTGGTATGGCAGGGAAGGCGTCGGCAGTCTGTCGCCGATCGTTGA
- a CDS encoding ArsR family transcriptional regulator has product MSQPDKFLYSHLGELARLLGNGARIEILEHLAGGELSVEMLSGLTGMSTASTSQHLQNLRKGNYVTSRRDGKHIIYRLADGPVRSVIASLRCFAEYHNEAIRSIAADYQNASERLEPVNRDELLSRLEAGAVTLLDVRPEDEFGDGHLPGALNIPLKELEARLAELPKDREIVAYCRGAHCILSVEAVEYLRRKGYRIRRFDAGYPEWVAAGLETEA; this is encoded by the coding sequence ATGAGTCAGCCGGATAAATTTTTGTATTCGCACCTCGGCGAACTGGCGAGGCTGCTGGGCAATGGCGCGAGGATTGAAATTCTGGAGCATCTCGCCGGAGGAGAACTGTCCGTTGAAATGCTGTCCGGGCTGACGGGTATGTCTACGGCCAGCACCTCGCAGCACCTGCAAAACCTTCGAAAAGGCAACTATGTGACCTCCCGGCGCGACGGTAAGCACATCATCTATCGCCTGGCTGATGGCCCGGTCAGAAGCGTGATTGCCAGCCTTCGCTGTTTTGCCGAATACCACAATGAGGCTATTCGCAGCATTGCTGCCGATTACCAGAATGCCAGCGAGAGGCTGGAACCGGTTAACCGTGATGAACTGTTAAGCCGTCTGGAAGCTGGTGCGGTAACACTGCTGGACGTCAGGCCAGAGGACGAATTTGGCGATGGCCATCTTCCCGGGGCCCTGAATATTCCACTCAAAGAGCTGGAGGCGCGCCTCGCCGAACTGCCCAAAGACAGAGAAATTGTCGCCTACTGCCGGGGAGCACACTGCATTCTTTCCGTCGAAGCCGTCGAATATCTGCGTCGAAAAGGCTACAGGATCCGTCGCTTTGATGCCGGCTACCCGGAATGGGTGGCCGCAGGTCTGGAGACAGAAGCTTAG
- a CDS encoding CarD family transcriptional regulator, which produces MKNESRPGDWLSVIERVTGDPVLYELLKYCPLDILRSWQLKHYPRGSLIFRQGEICDEFHLIVKGEIDVFTTADDGRKYSQARYKKGDILGELEIFERRQYICSVEAVSDAALLVLTREEFIRWLGLDNYFNQKILQAVSDQYYQLSKKAGEDILYSLHQRICLVLWQKYQPMQGSIPLNKQQLSEQFAVAPRSINRILSELREDNIIAIHGEQIQVLDPQRLRQHAEH; this is translated from the coding sequence ATGAAAAACGAGAGCAGACCCGGCGACTGGCTGAGCGTCATTGAAAGAGTGACCGGCGACCCGGTGCTGTATGAACTGCTGAAGTATTGCCCGCTGGATATTCTGCGCAGCTGGCAGCTAAAACATTACCCTCGTGGTTCGCTGATTTTTCGCCAGGGGGAAATTTGCGATGAATTCCACCTGATCGTTAAAGGGGAAATCGACGTTTTTACCACCGCCGACGACGGGCGGAAGTACTCCCAGGCGCGCTATAAAAAAGGCGACATTCTGGGTGAGCTGGAAATCTTCGAGCGGCGGCAATACATCTGCTCGGTAGAAGCGGTTAGCGACGCGGCGCTATTAGTGCTGACGCGGGAAGAATTTATTCGCTGGCTGGGATTAGACAATTACTTTAATCAAAAAATATTACAGGCCGTGAGCGATCAATATTATCAACTCTCCAAAAAGGCCGGAGAAGATATTCTTTATTCGTTACATCAGCGTATTTGCCTGGTGCTGTGGCAGAAATACCAGCCAATGCAGGGCAGCATTCCGCTGAATAAGCAGCAATTAAGCGAGCAGTTTGCGGTGGCCCCGCGCAGCATTAACCGCATTTTATCGGAACTGCGGGAAGACAATATTATTGCGATTCACGGCGAGCAGATTCAGGTTCTCGACCCTCAGCGCCTGCGCCAGCACGCCGAACATTAA
- a CDS encoding uridine phosphorylase: protein MTQLQPHIRLSREMTHARYALLPGDPKRVEHVAQFLDNVEDFGSNREYRALHGWFHGVEVLVMSTGMGGPSTAIAVEELRQIGVTNLIRIGSCGAMQNHIRLGDLVIATAAVRDDGTSQMYIDKGYPACADIGLVHHLTQQAKRLGYASHCGYVRSHDSFYTEREGEINQFWSGKGILAADMETAPLMVVGALRGLRIASVLNVVVEHSGNLEEGINNYQQQEQSCLQGESREILLALEALYLDSQEQ from the coding sequence ATGACCCAACTCCAGCCCCATATCCGGCTCAGCCGGGAGATGACGCACGCCCGCTATGCGCTCCTGCCGGGCGATCCGAAACGCGTTGAACACGTCGCACAGTTTCTGGACAACGTGGAAGATTTTGGCAGCAACCGGGAATATCGCGCCCTGCACGGCTGGTTTCACGGTGTGGAAGTCCTGGTGATGTCTACCGGCATGGGCGGGCCTTCTACCGCCATCGCCGTGGAAGAGCTGCGCCAGATTGGCGTCACCAACCTCATCCGCATCGGCAGCTGCGGGGCGATGCAAAACCATATTCGCCTCGGTGACCTGGTGATCGCCACCGCCGCCGTGCGGGACGACGGCACCAGCCAGATGTACATCGACAAAGGCTACCCGGCCTGTGCGGACATCGGCCTAGTGCACCATTTGACTCAGCAGGCGAAACGCCTGGGCTATGCCAGCCACTGCGGCTACGTGCGCAGCCACGACAGCTTCTACACCGAACGCGAAGGCGAGATTAACCAGTTCTGGTCCGGCAAGGGCATTCTCGCCGCGGATATGGAAACGGCGCCGCTGATGGTGGTCGGCGCATTACGCGGCCTGCGCATCGCCTCCGTGCTTAACGTCGTGGTTGAGCACAGCGGCAATCTGGAAGAAGGCATTAACAACTACCAGCAGCAGGAACAGTCCTGCCTGCAGGGTGAATCCCGCGAGATCTTACTCGCCCTCGAAGCGCTCTACCTTGACAGCCAGGAGCAGTAA
- a CDS encoding nicotinamide riboside transporter PnuC (involved in nicotinamide riboside transport): protein MDFFSIKNVMVTIPLGEGGYALSWIEAIGTVFGLLCIWFASKEKIINYLFGLINVTLFAAIFFQIQLYASLLLQVFFFAANLYGWYAWSRQNEANEAALKIRWLSRSKAFTLAAVCLIAIALMTFFIDPVFAVLTRIAVGIMQSLGVAVEMPHLQPDAFPLWDSAMLVLSIAAMVLMTRKYVENWLLWVVIDVISVVIYAIQGVYAMSLEYILLTAIAVMGSVAWIKSARMIGSRPLA from the coding sequence ATGGATTTCTTCAGCATTAAGAATGTGATGGTCACCATTCCGCTCGGCGAAGGCGGCTACGCGCTCTCGTGGATCGAGGCCATCGGCACCGTCTTCGGCCTGCTCTGTATCTGGTTCGCCAGCAAAGAGAAAATCATCAACTACCTGTTCGGCCTGATTAACGTCACGCTGTTTGCGGCGATCTTCTTCCAGATCCAGCTTTACGCCAGCCTGCTGCTACAGGTGTTCTTCTTCGCCGCCAACCTGTACGGCTGGTACGCGTGGAGCCGCCAGAACGAGGCCAACGAGGCCGCGCTGAAAATCCGCTGGCTGTCGCGCAGCAAGGCCTTCACGCTGGCGGCGGTTTGCCTGATCGCCATCGCGCTGATGACCTTTTTCATCGACCCGGTCTTCGCCGTGCTGACCCGCATCGCGGTGGGCATTATGCAGAGCCTCGGCGTGGCGGTTGAGATGCCGCACCTCCAGCCGGATGCCTTCCCGCTCTGGGATTCCGCGATGCTTGTCCTGTCGATTGCCGCAATGGTGCTGATGACGCGTAAATACGTCGAGAACTGGTTGCTATGGGTGGTTATCGACGTGATTAGCGTGGTGATTTACGCCATCCAGGGCGTGTACGCCATGTCGCTGGAATACATCCTGCTGACGGCGATTGCAGTAATGGGCTCGGTGGCGTGGATCAAGAGCGCCCGAATGATTGGCTCCCGGCCACTCGCTTAA
- a CDS encoding superoxide dismutase, with amino-acid sequence MNKLKTLKLALGITALTCTGLAQAATVAMNTVDANGTSTPAGTIEYHATQYGVVFTPNLKGLPPGIHGFHVHTNPNCGPGMQDGKMVAGLAAGGHLDPAHTGKHEGPWGNGHLGDLPALYVDSDGTATYPVLAPRLRMSDLKGHSLMIHAGGDNHSDHPAMLGGGGARMVCGVTS; translated from the coding sequence ATGAATAAGTTAAAAACACTAAAACTGGCGCTGGGTATTACCGCCCTCACCTGCACCGGACTGGCACAGGCCGCCACGGTCGCCATGAACACCGTGGACGCCAACGGCACTTCCACCCCGGCGGGCACCATTGAGTACCACGCCACCCAGTACGGCGTGGTCTTTACGCCGAACCTGAAAGGCCTGCCGCCGGGTATCCACGGCTTCCACGTTCACACTAATCCGAACTGCGGCCCCGGCATGCAGGACGGCAAAATGGTGGCTGGCCTGGCGGCGGGCGGCCACTTAGATCCGGCCCACACCGGCAAGCATGAAGGCCCGTGGGGTAACGGCCACCTCGGCGACCTGCCTGCGCTGTACGTCGACAGCGACGGCACCGCAACCTATCCGGTGCTGGCTCCTCGCCTGCGCATGTCTGACCTCAAAGGCCACTCGCTGATGATCCACGCCGGCGGCGACAACCACTCTGACCACCCGGCAATGCTCGGCGGCGGCGGGGCGCGTATGGTGTGCGGAGTCACGTCATGA
- a CDS encoding UDP-3-O-(3-hydroxymyristoyl) glucosamine N-acyltransferase yields the protein MKILKSGIRDVIAGDDVTVVEPVNLYECTLQAGVFVGPFVEIQRHCVIGSGTRIQSHSFLCENVTTGKNCFIGHGVTFANDLFRSGRPDPNPESWIAITLGNNVTIGSGSTILTEHICSGAVIGAGSVVTKDILVPGVYVGSPARLVRGF from the coding sequence ATGAAAATCCTCAAAAGCGGCATCCGCGACGTGATTGCCGGCGACGATGTCACCGTTGTGGAGCCGGTTAACCTCTACGAATGCACGCTGCAGGCCGGCGTATTCGTCGGGCCTTTCGTCGAGATCCAACGCCACTGCGTGATCGGCTCCGGCACCCGCATCCAGTCCCACTCGTTCCTGTGCGAAAACGTCACCACCGGCAAAAACTGCTTTATCGGCCACGGCGTCACCTTCGCCAACGACCTGTTCCGCAGCGGCAGGCCAGACCCCAACCCTGAGAGCTGGATAGCCATCACCCTCGGCAATAACGTCACCATAGGCAGCGGCAGCACCATTCTGACGGAGCATATTTGCAGCGGCGCGGTGATTGGCGCAGGCAGCGTGGTGACAAAGGATATTCTGGTGCCCGGGGTGTATGTCGGGAGCCCGGCGAGGCTGGTGCGGGGGTTTTAA